GGTGGGGAGAAACCACCCTTGGCATTGGCTGTTGCTAACCTGAGGAGATGAAATGAAGTTCCGGGAGCCCCGCCAGGTTGGGAACCCACCCTGTATTATTCATCTTTCATAAAAAGCTGCTtgctgcaggcaggggatggTCCCCCAGCACTGGGGCACTGCCCTCAGCACCAGCTCTGTCCCTGTGTCATGAAGGCAACCCTGGCCATGCTGTCAGTGCTGGGCTGTGTGAAGCAATTACACAGTGGGATGCCTTTGGGTGCACTGGACCATGCAGTGCTTGTGTGCACCAGGTCTGCAAGGATGGGGATGCTACAGGGCCAAGCAGTGCTGACTCATTGGAGAAGGGCAGGCATGATGCTGTGGGTCCCCTTTGTCTTGCAGCATGAAGACATTTCTATAAATGAGAGTAAAACAGGTGAAATTGAAGCAGCAAAGGGGAATGGACTTCCACTGAGAGCTGGAGAATTTCAGCCCCAATTGCCAGGTGGAAGGGGTGAAGGGGACCCAGCTACAGGGACACAGCTGTGCCCTGACCACCTCCTGCCACCCAGCCAGAGCACATGACACACCGACCTTGCGGGAAAAGCCACAGACACCCCTTTTAAGGAACTACCCTGGAGCCTTAAGCAATGTACAAGTATGTCATGAAGATGGACTGGAATTGGGTGAAACAGACATTTCACAACTGGTGGAGGGGCACAGGCGGATGGTCAGGCTATAAGAGATGCCGTGCTTGGGACCAGCCCCGCTCCAGCCTGAGGGGATCTCACTACTTTGTCAAGATGAGCAAGGCAAGTCTAATGTGACATGGGCATTTAAGGTCTTCATGCTCTCTTCCAGGTGCTGGCTGGGCCATTGGAGGTGCAAGAACCCTTAGGGAGCCTCTCCTCACCATGTGAGCTGCCATCAGTTGCTGGCAGAGGATAACCATCTCCACTCAGGCTCACCTGAGCACAACCCACAAGGAGAGATGTCTCCTCCTGGAAGAGGTTCCTCACAGCGCAGTCCAACCACTGAAAGGGCTTCTGGACATCAGATCTCATACTCTGTATCTCTACGGAGGTTTTTGCAGTGCCACCAGCTATTTTGGGAGCCTTGCTCCAACAGTGCCTGACTTACAGAAGGCACatttggaggggagggaaatcAACTCTCAGTTATTATCTGTAGTTGCACATCCCAGAGCAGAAGCAGGCAAAGGCTGCAACACCCTTCAGTCTCCTTTGGCTTGTAGATAAGAGAAAACTCAAAACAAACAGCTCAGACATATCCCAAAAAAGAATGACTGAACAAAACCAGACTGCATCCTCATCTGGTGTGAAGCAGGTGGCTGTACCAGAGCCTCACTGGTTTACATCAGACTTGCTCATCTATTGTGGCTCCTGACATTATTCAGTGTAATGGTTTCTCTTCAGACCTCCCAGATCCAGGAACCACTCTCCGAGCTGGAGAAGGCCATGGATGTCATCATTGATGTCTTCCACCAGTACTCAAGGCGGGAAGGGGACAGAGACACCCTGACCAAGAAGGAGCTGAAGCTCCTGATTGAGAAGCAGCTGGTGAACTATCTGAAGGTGAGTGGAGTCAAAGCAGGGTTTCTTGTGGCCCACATG
Above is a genomic segment from Harpia harpyja isolate bHarHar1 chromosome 9, bHarHar1 primary haplotype, whole genome shotgun sequence containing:
- the LOC128146584 gene encoding protein MRP-126-like, which encodes MYKYVMKMDWNWVKQTFHNWWRGTGGWSGYKRCRAWDQPRSSLRGSHYFVKMSKTSQIQEPLSELEKAMDVIIDVFHQYSRREGDRDTLTKKELKLLIEKQLVNYLKHVKNKATIDEIMKDLDINKDAQISFCEVMLLIVRVTIATHEHLHDVEDQQQQHKHQHQHHH